A single region of the Apodemus sylvaticus chromosome 7, mApoSyl1.1, whole genome shotgun sequence genome encodes:
- the LOC127690171 gene encoding olfactory receptor 7G2-like, whose translation MGFINQTSVSDFLLLGLSSDPKLQPVMFGIFLFIYLVTVIGNMFIILAIKSDSHLHTPMYFFISNLSLTDICTSSTTIPKMLVNIQEQNLSITFAGCLTQACFAMLFLSLECCLLAAMAYDRYVAICYPLRYTVIMNWYLCRLIILFSLLSSTVNALLLSLMMLWLSFCKTLEIPHFFCEITHIIKIACSDTSINIIMIYIAGLTFGGITFSGIVFSYIEIVSTVLKIPSVQGRYKAFSTCGSHLSVISLFYGTGLSVCISSSVTDSPRKTALASVMYTVVTQMMNPFIYSLRNKDMKDALKKVIGIMTSL comes from the coding sequence ATGGGATTCATAAACCAAACAAGTGTTTCTGACTTTCTCCTTCTGGGCCTTTCAAGTGACCCTAAATTGCAGCCTGTCATGTTCGGAATCTTTCTCTTTATATACCTGGTAACAGTGATTGGAAACATGTTCATAATATTGGCCATCAAATCAGATTCCCATCTTCATACTCCCATGTACTTCTTTATCTCCAACCTCTCCTTGACTGATATCTGCACAAGTAGCACAACAATACCAAAGATGCTTGTGAACATCCAAGAACAGAATCTAAGCATAACTTTTGCAGGATGCCTCACTCAAGCTTGCTTTGCCATGCTTTTTCTTAGCCTGGAATGCTGCCTTCTTGCAGCAATGGCATATGATCGCTATGTGGCAATTTGCTACCCCTTACGGTACACAGTCATCATGAATTGGTATCTGTGTCGTCTAATCATCCTATTCTCTCTGCTCAGTAGCACTGTCAATGCATTGCTTCTCAGTCTCATGATGCTGTGGCTGTCCTTCTGCAAAACCTTGGAAATTCCTCACTTCTTTTGTGAAATTACACACATCATTAAGATAGCCTGTTCTGACACATCCATTAACATTATAATGATATATATTGCAGGTTTAACATTTGGTGGCATTACTTTTTCTGGAATCGTTTTCTCTTACATTGAAATTGTCTCCACTGTTTTGAAAATACCATCTGTGCAAGGAAGATATAAAGCCTTTTCTACCTGTGGGTCTCATCTATCAGTCATTTCTTTATTCTATGGGACAGGTTTAAGTGTGTGCATCAGCTCATCAGTAACTGACTCTCCCAGGAAGACTGCACTGGCATCAGTAATGTATACTGTGGTGACTCAGATGATGAACCCCTTCATTTACAGCTTGAGGAACAAGGATATGAAGGATGCCTTGAAGAAAGTCATAGGTATAATGACTTCCCTTTAA